In a single window of the Renibacterium salmoninarum ATCC 33209 genome:
- a CDS encoding VOC family protein, translating to MDWTLEVVVLPVSDIGRAVAFYRDQVGFVLDHDTKNEHMHVVQLTPPGSGCSIVIGDLPAQSEMAPGSMRGLQLVVADAQAARDELLSRGVEASELTVFSPDDGGTFFGFADPDGNTWAVQQLKVRAEKPLIPLASRERFGQERSSTMKTPVPVDADLVRKLVDAQFPNWSGQQIAPVEFSGWDHRTFHLGDSMLVRLPSAVE from the coding sequence ATGGATTGGACGTTAGAAGTAGTTGTTCTTCCCGTCAGCGATATTGGCCGCGCGGTGGCCTTTTATCGTGACCAAGTCGGTTTTGTCCTCGATCACGACACCAAAAACGAGCATATGCACGTGGTTCAACTGACGCCGCCCGGATCAGGGTGTTCGATAGTCATTGGTGATCTACCTGCTCAAAGTGAAATGGCACCCGGTTCGATGCGCGGATTGCAGCTGGTGGTGGCTGACGCCCAGGCTGCACGCGATGAACTGCTCTCGCGCGGCGTCGAGGCAAGTGAGCTCACAGTCTTTAGCCCCGACGACGGCGGCACCTTCTTCGGCTTCGCGGACCCAGACGGCAACACCTGGGCGGTACAGCAACTCAAAGTGCGCGCTGAAAAGCCACTCATTCCCCTAGCCTCGAGGGAGCGATTCGGCCAGGAGCGATCCTCAACTATGAAGACGCCTGTTCCCGTTGACGCTGATCTGGTCCGGAAATTAGTCGACGCACAATTTCCGAACTGGTCCGGACAGCAAATAGCGCCAGTTGAGTTCAGCGGCTGGGATCATCGAACATTTCACCTTGGCGATTCCATGTTGGTGCGGTTACCAAGCGCTGTAGAGTAA
- a CDS encoding class I SAM-dependent methyltransferase, producing MADYTEDEPRLVAIYDDLNGGRWDHDFYFSQLPKSPQYVADIGCGTGAFAVRLAEAGHRVIGLDPSNAMLDFARNRPGADAVSWLSGIAKVLPDGPFDSAVMMGHAFQCLISDAAILETLCAISSRLTAQGKFMFESRNPSAKAWLGWNSAEDSPSVSETSAGRIEECYSVFSVDNELVDFGCRTKFDSDGAEIVERATFRFISAARLA from the coding sequence TTGGCTGACTACACAGAGGACGAACCCCGGCTGGTGGCGATCTACGACGATCTCAATGGTGGGCGGTGGGATCATGACTTTTATTTTTCTCAGCTACCAAAATCACCGCAATACGTTGCCGATATTGGTTGCGGCACTGGCGCCTTTGCCGTTCGACTAGCCGAAGCGGGGCATCGAGTTATCGGGCTGGATCCATCAAACGCCATGTTGGATTTTGCGAGGAACCGTCCGGGGGCCGATGCTGTCAGCTGGCTCTCTGGTATCGCCAAAGTGCTTCCCGATGGTCCGTTTGATAGCGCTGTCATGATGGGACACGCATTCCAGTGTTTGATCTCAGATGCCGCGATTTTAGAGACGCTTTGCGCGATAAGCAGTCGATTGACGGCTCAGGGAAAATTTATGTTTGAGTCACGAAATCCGTCAGCTAAAGCTTGGCTGGGCTGGAACAGCGCCGAAGATAGCCCCTCGGTGTCAGAAACTTCCGCCGGTCGGATTGAAGAGTGCTACAGCGTCTTTTCTGTCGATAATGAACTGGTTGACTTTGGCTGCCGCACTAAATTTGATTCTGATGGCGCCGAGATTGTTGAACGTGCGACTTTTCGCTTTATCTCAGCAGCACGGCTGGCTTAG
- a CDS encoding HAD family hydrolase: protein MSLGLGSWVQAKAAGVDVETIDKLRIARDTNYQQYLRTEQIEIHGVLDALPELSRHVRIAIVTTSKRADFELIHERRRIRDFMEFVLVREDYKLAKPQPDPYLAGLSRFGASRDETLVVEDSARGLRSAIAAGLDCVIVHNEFTSSHDFSEANARIQLLSELNDLVLNWHP from the coding sequence ATGAGCCTAGGCCTCGGCAGCTGGGTTCAAGCCAAGGCTGCCGGTGTTGATGTGGAAACCATCGACAAGCTACGGATAGCTCGTGACACCAATTACCAACAATATCTTCGCACCGAGCAGATCGAGATTCACGGGGTACTTGATGCCCTCCCTGAGTTATCTCGACACGTCAGGATAGCGATTGTCACTACATCGAAGCGCGCCGATTTCGAACTCATTCATGAACGACGGCGGATCAGGGACTTCATGGAGTTTGTCCTGGTACGCGAAGACTACAAACTGGCCAAACCCCAACCAGATCCGTACCTTGCCGGACTAAGCCGCTTTGGCGCATCTCGCGATGAGACCTTGGTGGTGGAAGACTCTGCTCGTGGATTGCGCTCGGCCATCGCTGCTGGACTAGATTGCGTGATTGTGCATAACGAATTCACCAGCTCTCATGACTTTTCCGAGGCAAATGCTCGAATCCAATTACTTTCGGAGTTGAATGATCTGGTACTAAATTGGCATCCATGA